The Cellulophaga sp. L1A9 genome window below encodes:
- a CDS encoding LptF/LptG family permease, which translates to MTILDRYILKRYLVTFSVMLLLFIPIGIMVHLSEQYNKMQDNDAPLDEILMYLGNFSIYIGSMLLPIFLFLSVIFFTSKLASNTEIVAMLSSGISYGRFLRPYLIGAVIVAIFMLLMGMFIVPNASKGFNEFKFKYLKKGKQDRVTENIFNQLNAKDFIYVSRFDPARDIGYNFSMEHFNKDNVLEYKLSAANIRWIPADSIYRLTSYVKRTLNGDTEILETKRRLDTVFPFKINDLTPVSYVAETKNLFELNTFIANEKRKGASNINIYILVKYKRWAMPITAFILTLIAVAVSSQKRRGGMGVNLAFGILVAFVYIFFDRVFGTLAEQSGFSPLLAVIVPNVLFGFLAFYLLQKAKR; encoded by the coding sequence TTGACCATTTTAGATAGATACATATTAAAGCGTTATTTAGTAACATTTTCAGTAATGTTACTATTGTTTATCCCAATTGGGATAATGGTTCACTTATCTGAGCAGTATAATAAAATGCAAGATAATGACGCACCATTAGACGAAATATTAATGTACTTAGGTAATTTTTCTATTTATATAGGAAGTATGTTGTTGCCTATTTTTCTATTTCTTTCCGTTATTTTTTTCACTTCAAAATTAGCAAGTAATACAGAGATTGTAGCGATGCTAAGTTCCGGTATTTCCTATGGCCGTTTTCTAAGGCCTTATCTTATTGGTGCTGTGATTGTGGCTATATTCATGCTTTTAATGGGAATGTTTATTGTGCCAAATGCTAGTAAAGGCTTCAATGAATTTAAGTTCAAATACCTTAAAAAAGGAAAACAAGACCGAGTCACTGAAAATATCTTCAACCAACTAAATGCTAAGGATTTTATTTATGTAAGTAGGTTTGATCCCGCTAGAGATATAGGTTATAATTTTTCTATGGAGCATTTTAATAAGGATAATGTACTAGAATACAAACTGTCTGCAGCAAATATTAGGTGGATCCCTGCAGATTCTATTTACAGACTTACGTCGTATGTGAAGAGAACATTAAATGGAGATACTGAAATTTTAGAAACAAAGAGGAGATTAGATACCGTGTTTCCTTTTAAAATAAACGATTTAACACCGGTGTCTTACGTAGCGGAGACAAAAAATTTATTTGAATTAAATACGTTTATAGCTAATGAGAAGCGTAAGGGGGCATCTAATATCAATATCTATATATTGGTTAAATATAAGCGATGGGCTATGCCTATAACCGCATTTATATTAACGCTTATTGCTGTAGCAGTGTCTTCTCAAAAACGTAGAGGTGGTATGGGCGTAAATTTAGCTTTTGGTATTTTAGTAGCCTTTGTTTATATATTTTTCGATCGTGTCTTTGGGACTTTAGCGGAACAATCAGGTTTTTCACCCTTGTTAGCGGTAATTGTGCCCAATGTATTATTTGGTTTTCTAGCATTCTATTTATTGCAAAAAGCCAAAAGATAA
- a CDS encoding DMT family transporter produces the protein MTDRLKNYLHLHFIIFIWGFTAVLGKLITIDALPLVWYRMGIAVLLIAVFIAVNKFSLKIPIKQIAIMAAVGVVIALHWLTFFKSIKVSNVSIALATLSTGALFTAIIEPFIYKRKMIWYEIVFGVVVMVGLYIIFNVETQYVEGIVLALISALLAAIFSIANGKLIQAHRPSVISFYELTAGVLFITVYLAIRGDFDAGFFQVSKNDWIYLFILASICTAYAFIASVRVMKVLTPYTVMLTVNLEPVYGIFLAFIFLGDSEKMNPLFYFGALLILSTVVANGLIKNKGKLKKRNRS, from the coding sequence ATGACAGATAGGCTTAAGAATTACCTTCATTTACATTTTATTATTTTTATCTGGGGGTTTACAGCAGTCCTAGGAAAGCTAATAACTATTGATGCTTTGCCTTTGGTGTGGTATAGAATGGGAATAGCAGTGCTACTCATTGCTGTATTTATTGCAGTAAATAAATTTTCTTTAAAAATTCCGATAAAACAGATTGCCATTATGGCTGCTGTTGGGGTTGTCATTGCTTTACACTGGTTAACATTCTTTAAATCGATAAAAGTATCCAACGTTTCTATCGCATTGGCTACCCTGTCTACTGGAGCGTTATTTACGGCAATCATAGAGCCGTTTATATATAAACGGAAGATGATCTGGTATGAGATCGTTTTTGGTGTGGTGGTAATGGTAGGGCTGTATATTATTTTTAATGTAGAAACACAGTATGTAGAGGGGATAGTTTTAGCATTAATATCAGCACTATTAGCCGCTATTTTTTCCATTGCAAATGGTAAATTAATTCAGGCACATAGGCCTAGTGTAATCTCTTTTTATGAGCTAACGGCAGGGGTGTTGTTTATTACCGTTTATTTAGCCATACGTGGCGATTTTGATGCTGGTTTTTTTCAAGTTTCTAAAAATGATTGGATCTATTTATTTATTCTTGCCTCTATCTGTACTGCCTACGCATTTATTGCTTCAGTACGGGTTATGAAGGTGTTAACGCCTTATACCGTAATGCTTACCGTAAATTTGGAGCCTGTGTACGGGATTTTTTTAGCGTTTATATTTTTAGGTGATAGTGAAAAAATGAATCCACTATTTTATTTCGGAGCACTACTGATTTTAAGCACAGTAGTAGCAAATGGATTAATAAAAAATAAAGGAAAATTAAAAAAACGGAATAGGAGTTAG
- a CDS encoding acetyl-CoA carboxylase carboxyltransferase subunit alpha gives MEYLDFELPIKELEEQLDKCMIIGEESDVDVTETCKQIEKKLFDTRKDIYKNLTAWQRVQLSRHPNRPYTLDYINAICGETFLELHGDRNVKDDKAMIGGLGKIGDQSFMFIGQQKGYNTKTRQYRNFGMANPEGYRKALRLMKSAEKFNVPVVCFIDTPGAYPGIEAEERGQGEAIARNILEMTRLKVPIIVVIIGEGASGGALGIGVGDKVLMLENTWYSVISPESCSSILWRSWEYKEIAAEALKLTATDMKKLKIIDEIVREPVGGAHSYRDKTFEIVKNKILTNFEELKKLSPKDLVNKRMDKYANMGVFNG, from the coding sequence ATGGAATATTTAGATTTTGAACTTCCCATAAAGGAACTAGAAGAACAATTAGATAAGTGCATGATTATTGGTGAAGAGAGTGATGTAGATGTTACAGAAACCTGTAAACAAATAGAAAAGAAGCTTTTTGATACCCGTAAGGATATATATAAAAATCTAACTGCTTGGCAGCGTGTACAATTGTCAAGGCACCCAAATAGACCTTATACACTGGATTACATTAATGCCATCTGTGGAGAAACTTTTTTAGAGCTTCATGGAGATCGTAATGTTAAGGATGATAAGGCAATGATTGGGGGTCTAGGTAAAATTGGAGACCAAAGCTTTATGTTTATTGGACAGCAAAAGGGATACAATACTAAAACCCGTCAATACCGGAATTTTGGTATGGCAAACCCGGAAGGTTATCGCAAAGCTTTACGTTTAATGAAATCTGCAGAGAAATTTAATGTTCCTGTAGTATGTTTTATCGATACTCCTGGTGCATACCCCGGTATTGAGGCAGAAGAGCGTGGACAAGGAGAAGCCATTGCGCGTAATATTCTGGAAATGACACGCCTTAAAGTTCCAATTATCGTTGTGATTATTGGAGAAGGAGCCTCTGGTGGTGCTTTAGGCATTGGTGTAGGCGATAAGGTTTTAATGCTAGAGAATACATGGTACTCGGTAATTTCGCCAGAATCTTGTTCTTCTATTTTATGGAGAAGCTGGGAATATAAAGAAATTGCAGCCGAAGCATTGAAGCTTACCGCTACAGATATGAAAAAGTTAAAAATAATCGATGAAATTGTAAGAGAACCAGTAGGAGGTGCTCATAGTTACAGAGATAAAACTTTCGAAATTGTAAAAAACAAAATTTTAACAAATTTTGAAGAGCTTAAAAAGTTATCACCAAAAGATTTAGTAAATAAAAGGATGGACAAGTACGCCAATATGGGTGTATTTAATGGTTAA
- the dnaB gene encoding replicative DNA helicase, which yields MEKPSPIVGHKVDKSNLISLERGKIPPQAIDLEEVVIGAMMIDKKGIDEVIDILHPEVFYKDAHRFIYEAIFKLFETSEPVDLLTVSSQLKKDGKLEAAGGDFYLIKLTQKVASSAHIEFHARIILQKYIQRSLIKISNEIIQAAYDEATDVFDLLDTAESKLYDVTQGNLKRSAETAQNLVIQAKKRIEEIANKEGLSGVPSGFDKVDKLTSGWQPSDLIIIAARPGMGKTALTLSMARNMAVNSNIPVAFFSLEMSSVQLITRLISSETGLSSEKLRTGKLEKHEWEQLNVKVKTLEKAPLFIDDTPSLSIFDLRAKARRLASQHGIRMIMIDYLQLMTAGGSQKGGGNREQEISTISRNLKALAKELSVPVIALSQLSRAVETRGGTKRPLLSDLRESGAIEQDADIVSFIYRPEYYKIDEWDDDERSPTAGQGEFIVAKHRNGGLENIRLKFIGNQGKFDNLDDFDSPFEFQSKMNDGEENPFATKNLPNADQAFGSSMNETPPDFDDSDVPF from the coding sequence ATGGAGAAACCGAGTCCGATAGTAGGTCACAAAGTAGACAAGTCTAATTTAATAAGCTTAGAGCGTGGGAAAATTCCGCCTCAAGCAATTGATTTAGAGGAGGTTGTGATAGGGGCAATGATGATTGATAAGAAAGGTATCGATGAGGTTATTGATATTCTTCACCCTGAAGTTTTTTATAAAGATGCGCACCGATTTATCTATGAAGCGATCTTTAAGTTGTTTGAAACCTCTGAACCAGTCGATTTATTAACCGTTTCTTCGCAATTAAAGAAGGATGGTAAATTAGAAGCTGCTGGCGGAGATTTTTACTTGATAAAATTGACTCAAAAAGTGGCTTCATCTGCACATATTGAGTTCCATGCACGTATTATTCTACAAAAATATATTCAGCGTAGTCTAATTAAAATTTCAAATGAAATTATTCAAGCTGCTTATGATGAAGCAACGGATGTATTTGATTTATTAGATACGGCAGAATCTAAATTATATGATGTTACCCAAGGGAATTTAAAACGTTCTGCAGAAACTGCTCAGAATTTGGTAATTCAAGCAAAAAAGAGAATTGAAGAAATTGCAAATAAAGAAGGCCTTAGTGGTGTGCCTTCAGGTTTTGATAAAGTAGATAAACTAACTTCTGGATGGCAGCCGAGTGATTTAATTATTATTGCAGCACGTCCTGGTATGGGTAAAACAGCTTTAACTTTGTCTATGGCAAGAAACATGGCTGTTAATTCTAATATTCCTGTAGCCTTCTTTTCTCTGGAGATGTCTTCCGTACAGTTAATTACGCGTTTAATTTCTTCTGAAACAGGTTTGTCTTCAGAAAAACTGCGTACAGGTAAATTAGAGAAGCACGAATGGGAGCAATTAAATGTAAAAGTAAAGACGCTTGAAAAAGCACCTTTGTTTATTGATGATACGCCCTCGCTTTCCATCTTCGATTTAAGGGCTAAAGCAAGACGTTTGGCATCCCAACATGGCATCCGAATGATCATGATAGATTATTTGCAATTAATGACCGCTGGGGGAAGCCAGAAAGGTGGTGGTAACCGTGAACAGGAGATCTCTACGATTTCTCGTAACTTAAAAGCATTAGCAAAAGAATTAAGTGTACCTGTAATTGCACTATCGCAGCTTTCTCGTGCGGTAGAAACAAGAGGGGGTACTAAAAGACCATTACTTTCTGACCTCAGGGAATCTGGTGCAATTGAACAAGATGCAGATATTGTATCTTTTATCTATAGACCAGAATACTATAAGATTGATGAATGGGATGATGACGAACGCTCACCAACTGCTGGTCAAGGAGAATTTATTGTAGCAAAACACAGGAATGGTGGTTTAGAGAATATTAGGTTAAAGTTTATTGGTAATCAAGGTAAATTTGATAATTTAGATGACTTTGATTCTCCTTTTGAGTTTCAATCTAAGATGAATGATGGAGAAGAAAATCCATTTGCCACTAAAAACCTTCCAAATGCAGATCAAGCTTTTGGAAGTTCTATGAATGAAACACCGCCAGATTTTGATGATAGTGATGTCCCTTTCTAA
- a CDS encoding asparagine synthetase B, translating to MDAESQKNHLKAYGITYWILAKQQKVQWLLNYRGGSFLLPDGEAIRKECQIRGVSFEVISDNDANAILEEISSPSKNQEAVILEKAPKIAVYTPSGTLPWDDAVTMVLTYAEIPYETVYDEEVLEDGLVLYDWLHLHHEDFTGQYGKFYAAYKAAPWYLQSKKDAEALASKLGYSKVSEEKRAVSLKIRKYVIGGGFMFAMCSATDSFDIALSASEDVDICEAMFDGDPSDANYQSKLNYEKTFAFKDFTLERNPLVYEFSSIDMTTKRNINKESDYFSLMDFSAKWDPIPTMLCQNHTSLVKGFMGQTTSFERSEVKPTVLVLGENKVNGEARYIHGIKGKGFFTFYGGHDPEDYQHRVGDPKTELELHPSSPGYRLILNNVLFPAAKKKKQKT from the coding sequence ATGGATGCAGAATCACAGAAAAATCATTTAAAAGCATACGGAATTACCTATTGGATTTTAGCGAAGCAACAAAAGGTACAATGGCTTTTGAATTATAGAGGAGGTTCTTTTTTATTGCCAGATGGTGAGGCTATCCGCAAAGAATGCCAGATTCGTGGTGTTTCTTTTGAGGTCATATCTGATAATGATGCGAATGCAATTCTAGAAGAAATTTCTAGTCCATCTAAAAATCAAGAAGCAGTCATTTTAGAGAAAGCACCAAAGATTGCCGTATACACTCCTAGTGGAACATTACCATGGGATGATGCAGTAACCATGGTATTAACATATGCTGAAATTCCGTACGAAACAGTATATGATGAAGAGGTTTTAGAAGATGGCTTAGTATTGTATGATTGGTTGCATCTGCATCATGAAGATTTTACAGGACAATATGGTAAATTTTATGCGGCGTACAAAGCTGCGCCATGGTATTTGCAAAGTAAAAAAGATGCAGAAGCATTGGCTTCAAAACTGGGGTATAGCAAGGTATCTGAAGAAAAAAGAGCCGTATCTTTAAAGATTAGAAAATATGTGATTGGAGGCGGATTCATGTTTGCGATGTGCTCGGCAACAGATAGTTTTGATATCGCTTTGTCTGCCTCAGAGGATGTAGATATTTGCGAGGCTATGTTTGATGGTGATCCGTCGGATGCAAATTATCAGTCTAAATTAAATTATGAAAAAACCTTTGCGTTTAAAGACTTTACTTTAGAACGTAATCCATTGGTCTATGAGTTTTCATCTATAGATATGACCACGAAGAGAAATATTAATAAAGAGAGTGATTATTTTTCTTTAATGGATTTTTCAGCAAAATGGGATCCTATACCTACAATGCTTTGTCAGAACCATACAAGTTTGGTGAAAGGATTTATGGGGCAAACTACTTCTTTTGAACGTTCAGAGGTGAAGCCAACTGTTCTTGTATTAGGAGAGAATAAAGTAAATGGCGAAGCCCGCTATATTCATGGAATTAAGGGAAAAGGATTTTTTACATTTTACGGAGGTCATGATCCAGAAGATTATCAGCACAGAGTAGGAGACCCTAAAACAGAATTAGAGTTACATCCTTCTTCTCCCGGTTACCGGCTAATCTTAAATAACGTGTTATTTCCTGCAGCTAAAAAGAAGAAACAAAAAACTTAA
- a CDS encoding CHAP domain-containing protein has translation MSRKINLNSNFEVGQKIDDLNGVVVYYNGGVGNVAGREVTEDGYNLGLKYQCVEFVKRYYYQALNHKMPDSYGNAKDFFSKTLEDGGLNINRNLNQFTNPSSSKPKVNDLVVYSGTLFNKYGHVAIISKVTEHEIEIIQQNPGPFGQSRETYDLLHEEDKWGIDNDRILGWLRK, from the coding sequence GTGTCAAGGAAAATTAACCTGAACTCTAATTTTGAAGTTGGACAAAAAATTGACGATTTAAATGGTGTAGTTGTTTACTATAATGGAGGTGTGGGTAATGTAGCTGGCCGTGAAGTAACCGAAGATGGGTATAATCTAGGTTTAAAATATCAATGTGTAGAATTTGTAAAAAGATACTATTATCAAGCATTAAATCATAAAATGCCGGATAGTTATGGCAATGCAAAAGATTTCTTCAGTAAAACCTTAGAGGATGGTGGCTTAAATATTAATCGTAACCTTAATCAATTTACAAACCCAAGCAGTTCTAAGCCTAAAGTAAATGATTTAGTAGTGTATTCTGGAACCTTATTTAACAAATACGGGCATGTAGCTATTATTTCAAAAGTAACAGAACACGAGATTGAAATTATCCAACAGAATCCAGGCCCTTTTGGACAATCCAGAGAAACGTATGACCTTCTTCATGAAGAAGATAAATGGGGTATTGATAATGATCGTATACTCGGGTGGTTACGAAAATAA